The genomic DNA AAGGTCACACCAGCCGCAGCGACGCGGTCTGCCTGTTGTGGCGCCGAATTCTCCGCCTGTCTGACGCAGCGTTTCGCCGTCGTCTCCGAAATCTTCCGTTGGGAAAGGACCTGCTCCCACACGGGTACAGTATGCTTTCATTACGCCGAAAACCTTTTTGATTCTGTTAGGTCCTAAGCCGCTTCCAGTGCAGGCGCCGCCTGCCGTTGTGCTTGAACTTGTTACGAACGGATAAGTGCCGTGGTCTATATCAAGCAGCGTTGCCTGGGCGCCTTCAAAAAGAATATTCCTTCCGTTTCTGTCAAGCTCCGACAGGGCTTCGTAAGTGTCTCCGAGCATGGGTTTAAGCCTTTCTCCCCATGCAAGAGCCTGCTTGTAAAGCGTATCAAAATCAACTGCCGTTCCGCCGTAGACCTTGGTAATAATCTCGTTTTTCAGCCTGAGATTCAGTTCGAGCTTCTCTTTAAGCACTTCTGGATTTATCAAATCTTCAGCGCGGATGCCCATGCGCTGAATTTTGTCGGTGTAGCAGGGGCCTATGCCGCGGCCTGTGGTTCCAATTTTTTGTCCGTCTGAAAGAAAAGCCTCGTTAAGCCCGTCAAGCAGTTTGTGATACGGCATAACAATATGCGCCGCATTGCTGACGATAAGCTTCGACATCTTTTTGCCGCGTGCCGCAAGTTCGTCTATCTCTGCAAAAAGCTGTTCGGGATCCACTACGACTCCGTTGCCTATTATGCAGACCTTGTCCTGATAAAGTATTCCGGAAGGAAGAAGATGGAAAACAAACTTTTCATTGCCCACAACGACGGTATGTCCGGCGTTTGCCCCGC from Candidatus Equadaptatus faecalis includes the following:
- a CDS encoding adenylosuccinate synthase gives rise to the protein MTMSVYAVVGVQWGDEGKGRCVDTLAANSDAVVRYQGGANAGHTVVVGNEKFVFHLLPSGILYQDKVCIIGNGVVVDPEQLFAEIDELAARGKKMSKLIVSNAAHIVMPYHKLLDGLNEAFLSDGQKIGTTGRGIGPCYTDKIQRMGIRAEDLINPEVLKEKLELNLRLKNEIITKVYGGTAVDFDTLYKQALAWGERLKPMLGDTYEALSELDRNGRNILFEGAQATLLDIDHGTYPFVTSSSTTAGGACTGSGLGPNRIKKVFGVMKAYCTRVGAGPFPTEDFGDDGETLRQTGGEFGATTGRPRRCGWCDLVIADYAAKINGLDGFALTKLDVLTGFDKIKICTAYDVDGKIYTHFPSSVADLSKARPVYEELPGWTEDISGCRSFEELPETAQAYVKYIEEKTGVPVVLIGVGAGRDDTIHRGI